The following coding sequences are from one Tachysurus vachellii isolate PV-2020 chromosome 7, HZAU_Pvac_v1, whole genome shotgun sequence window:
- the ifi44c2 gene encoding interferon induced protein 44c2: MMSVIKSHLSKQQEMKLCSLLGQAKLSLLFKASVHGFNINIFHQKCDRQGPTVTVGYNNSGYIFGAYTSKDYALTGQNIADDQAFLFSFNAHDMDKAPLRVVSTEAQRAFIDGNTGPNYISLVFLYNNTATVYSNPNTYLFDPVEMHGNDLQLSECEVYRVEGFGSLMEKPWRNIEWSLETRKSLIDVISHWTPSVSSVQKARVLLVGAVGAGKSSFFNSLNSVFKGHVSFRANTGTAGTSLTTQFRMYSIKVNDKFLPLMLCDSMGLEEGHNAGLDIEDFTNILKGHIQDKYQFNPSVPLQSDSPYFCKTPTIKEQIHTVVYVMDACKVTLLSENMINKLAAFRRKANNMGIPQMVLLTKVDEACRSVGEDLKHVYQSHYIYKMMQEVSVRLGVSLSAVVPVKNYSKELELDLDIDVMLLSAVLQIIRTSEAYFEDVSCEEE, encoded by the exons ATGATGAGTGTGATTAAATCCCACCTGTCCAAGCAGCAGGAGATGAAGCTGTGTTCTCTCCTCGGTCAAGCTAAACTCAGTCTGTTGTTCAAGGCCAGCGTGCACGGCTTCAACATCAACATCTTCCACCAGAAATGTGATCGTCAGGGTCCCACCGTCACTGTGGGCTATAATAACTCGGGCTACATCTTCGGGGCATACACCAGTAAAGATTACGCTCTGACAGGGCAGAATATTGCTGATGATCAAGCCTTCCTGTTCAGCTTCAATGCTCATGATATGGATAAAGCTCCTCTGCGTGTGGTGAGCACAGAAGCACAGCGAGCGTTCATTGATGGAAACACTGGTCCTAATTACATCTCCTTGGTTTTTCTGTACAACAACACCGCCACTGTGTACAGCAACCCAAACACGTATCTTTTTGACCCAGTGGAGATGCACGGCAATGACCTACAGCTGAGCGAGTGTGAGGTGTACCGAGTGGAGG GGTTTGGATCTCTCATGGAGAAACCATGGAGGAACATCGAGTGGAGTTTAGA GACGAGGAAGTCTCTGATAGATGTCATCTCACACTGGACTCCGAGTGTGAGCTCAGTGCAGAAAGCTCGTGTGTTGCTTGTGGGTGCTGTGGGTGCAGGAAAATCCAGCTTCTTCAACTCGCTTAACTCTGTGTTTAAAGGCCATGTGAGCTTCCGCGCCAACACCGGCACCGCGGGCACCAGCCTCACCACACAG ttccgTATGTACTCCATTAAGGTGAATGATAAGTTCCTGCCCCTCATGCTGTGTGACAGTATGGGACTGGAGGAGGGACATAACGCTGGACTGGACATTGAAGACTTCACCAACATATTAAAGGGACACATTCAGGACAAATACCAG tttaATCCATCAGTGCCTCTCCAATCAGATTCTCCTTATTTTTGTAAAACCCCGACTATAAAGGAACAGATCCACACTGTGGTGTATGTGATGGACGCCTGCAAGGTCACACTGCTGTCTGAAAACATGATCAATAAACTGGCCGCTTTCCGCAGAAAAGCTAACAAcatgg gaataCCACAGATGGTTCTGTTGACTAAGGTGGATGAAGCGTGTCGCTCCGTGGGAGAGGATCTGAAACACGTCTATCAGAGTCATTACATCTACAAGATG atgcaGGAGGTGAGCGTACGTCTGGGTGTTTCACTCTCTGCTGTGGTTCCAGTGAAGAACTACAGCAAAGAGCTCGAGCTTGACCTGGACATTGACGTCATGCTGCTCAGCGCTGTTTTGCAGATCATCAGAACCTCTGAAGCGTACTTTGAGGATGTCTCCTGTGAGGAAGAGTAG
- the apoda.1 gene encoding apolipoprotein Da, duplicate 1 — protein MEVQVCFVLSLVTVLFVVEAQVPHWGSCPEPSTQPAFNLKQFMGRWFEVAKLPAQFEKGRCIETNFTLMTDTSARVQSSEILKGEVRRIEGTAVIEDQKNPAKLSISFSYILPYTPYWILYTDYVHSAVVYSCTDILRIFHVDFAWILGRSRTLPESTIQCAKEIFMKNCIDVSRMMASSQSDCYRTT, from the exons ATGGAGGTACAGGTGTGTTTTGTGCTCTCATTGGTTACTGTGTTGTTTGTGGTGGAGGCTCAGGTTCCTCACTGGGGCTCGTGTCCTGAACCCAGCACTCAGCCTGCCTTCAACCTCAAACAG tttatggGTCGCTGGTTCGAGGTGGCTAAGCTCCCGGCACAGTTTGAGAAGGGCAGATGCATTGAGACGAACTTCACACTGATGACCGACACGTCGGCTCGTGTACAGAGCTCCGAGATCCT AAAAGGAGAAGTGAGAAGGATCGAAGGAACAGCTGTTATTGAAGACCAGAAGAACCCAGCAAAACTGAGCATCAGCTTTTCATAca ttctTCCCTACACTCCGTACTGGATCCTCTACACTGATTACGTCCACTCAGCCGTGGTGTACTCCTGCACAGACATTCTCAGGATCTTCCACGTGGACTTTGCATGGATATTGGGACGCAGCCGCACTCTGCCTGAGTCCACCATCCAGTGCGCTAAAGAGATCTTCATGAAGAACTGCATCGATGTGAGCCGCATGATGGCCAGCTCACAGTCAGACTGCTACAGAACCACATAG
- the copa gene encoding coatomer subunit alpha has translation MLTKFETKSARVKGLSFHPKRPWILASLHNGIIQLWDYRMCTLIDKFDEHDGPVRGIDFHKQQPLFVSGGDDYKIKVWNYKLRRCLFTLLGHLDYIRTTFFHHEYPWILSASDDQTIRLWNWQSRTCVCVLTGHNHYVMCAQFHPSEDLVVSASLDQTVRVWDISGLRKKNLSPGAVDTEVRGITGVDLFGASDAVVKHVLEGHDRGVNWAAFHPSMPLIVSGADDRQVKIWRMNESKAWELDTCRGHYNNVSCAVFHPRQELILSNSEDKSIRVWDMSKRTGVQTFRRDHDRFWVLGAHPNLNLFAAGHDSGMLVFKLERERPAYAVYGNMLYYVKDRFLRQLDFNSSKDTAVMQLRSGSKFPVFSMSYNPAENAVLLCTRATNLENSTYDLYSIPRESDSQNPDAPEGKRSSGLTAVWVARNRFAVLDRMHSLLIKNLKNEIVKKVQVPSCEEIFYAGTGSLLLRDADGVTLFDVQQKRSLATVKIAKVKYVVWSSDTSHVALLAKHAIMICNRKLESLCNIHENIRVKSGAWDESGVFIYTTSNHIKYALTSGDHGIIRTLDLPIYVTRVRGNSVYCLDRECRPRVLNIDPTEYRFKLALVNRKYEEVLHMVRNSKLVGQSIIAYLQKKGYPEVALHFVKDEKTRFSLALECGNIEVALEAAKALDDRSCWERLGEAALLQGHHQVVEMCYQRTKNFDKLTFLYLITGNLAKLRKMMKIAEIRKDMSGHYQGALYLGDVSERVRILKNCGQKSLAYLTAATHGMDEEAEALKETFDLEKEMIPEVDPNAELLQPPPPINPLDTNWPLLTVSKGFFEGAIAAKGRAGQMAADLDMDTPGGEGWGEDAELHLDEDGFMDAQEGLGDEGALGKEEGGGWEVEEDLDLPPELDVPAGAGGGAEGEGFFVPPTKGISPTQMWCNNSQLPVDHILAGSFETAMRLLHDQVGVVCFEPLKPLFMQAYSRGRVSYVGLPSLPCLFSHPLRDGGTAEGRRQRDGQKGGVPAVGLHLRDLIARLQQCYQMTTAGRFDEAVDKFRSILLSVPLLVLDNKQEIAEAQQLITICKEYIVGLTMETERKRLPKETLEQQKRQCEMAAYFTHCNLQPVHMVLVLRTALNLFFKLKNFKTAAGFARRLLELGPKPEVAQQTRKILAACEKNLTDAHQLNYDPHNPFDLCAASFTPLYRGRPVEKCPLSGACYCPTYKGQVCRVTQVTEIGKDVIGLRVSPLQFR, from the exons ATGTTAACCAAATTCGAGACCAAATCAGCTCGAGTCAAAG ggctGAGTTTCCACCCGAAGCGGCCGTGGATTCTGGCCAGTCTGCACAATGGCATCATCCAGCTGTGGGATTATCGCATGTGCACTCTCATCGATAAGTTTGATGAGCATGATG gtcCGGTGAGAGGGATCGACTTCCACAAGCAGCAGcctctgtttgtttctggcgGAGATGATTACAAAATAAAG GTGTGGAACTATAAGCTCCGTCGTTGTCTCTTCACTCTGCTTGGACACCTGGACTACATCCGTACCACCTTTTTCCATcat GAGTATCCATGGATCCTGAGTGCTTCAGATGATCAGACCATCCGGCTGTGGAACTGGCAGTCTCGGAcctgtgtctg TGTCCTGACAGGTCATAACCACTACGTGATGTGTGCTCAGTTCCACCCGTCAGAGGACCTGGTGGTGTCGGCCAGTCTGGATCAGACCGTGCGGGTGTGGGATATCTCTG GTTTGAGGAAGAAGAACCTTTCTCCTGGTGCTGTGGATACAGAAGTGCGTGGCATCACCGGTGTGGATCTGTTTGGAGCATCAGACGCTGTGGTTAAACACGTACTGGAG GGTCATGATCGAGGGGTGAACTGGGCAGCGTTTCATCCGAGCATGCCTCTGATTGTGAGTGGGGCTGATGATCGCCAGGTGAAGATCTGGAGGATGAAcg agTCGAAGGCGTGGGAGCTGGACACCTGCAGGGGGCACTACAACAACGTGTCCTGCGCCGTCTTCCACCCACGTCAAGAGCTCATCCTGTCTAACTCTGAGGATAAGAGCATCCGTGTGTGGGACATGTCCAAGAGGACCGGCGTCCAGACCTTCCGCAGGGACCATGACCGCTTCTGGGTGTTGGGAGCTCATCCCAACCTCAACCTGTtcgctgcag gtcatGACAGTGGGATGTTGGTGTTTAAGTTGGAGCGTGAGCGTCCTGCCTACGCCGTTTATGGGAACATGTTGTATTACGTCAAGGACCGCTTCCTGCGTCAGCTTGATTTCAACAGCAGCAAAGATACAGCTGTCATGCAGCtacgcag CGGCTCTAAGTTCCCTGTGTTCAGTATGTCATACAATCCTGCTGAGAACGCTGTGCTgctgtgtact AGGGCGACTAATCTGGAGAACAGCACATATGACCTGTACTCCATCCCTCGAGAGAGTGACTCACAGAACCCTGACG cccCAGAGGGAAAGCGCTCATCAGGACTCACAGCCGTGTGGGTGGCCCGGAATCGCTTTGCTGTATTGGACCGCATGCACTCG CTCCTTATAAAGAACCTGAAGAACGAGATTGTGAAGAAGGTGCAGGTGCCTAGCTGTGAGGAGATCTTCTACGCAGGAACAGGTTCTTTACTGCTGAGGGACGCAGACGGAGTCACGTTGTTCGACGTGCAGCAGAAGCGCTCGCTCGCTACCGTCAAAATCGCCAAAGTCAAATACGTGGTGTGGAGCTCAGACACCAGCCATGTCGCCCTACTGGCCAAACACG CCATTATGATCTGCAACAGGAAGTTAGAGAGTCTGTGTAACATTCACGAGAACATCCGTGTGAAGAGCGGCGCGTGGGACGAGAGCGGCGTGTTTATTTACACCACCTCCAACCACATCAAATACGCCCTCACCTCAGG TGATCACGGTATCATCCGCACCCTGGACCTGCCCATCTACGTGACCCGTGTGAGGGGCAACAGTGTGTACTGTCTGGATCGGGAGTGCAGACCTCGCGTCCTCAACATCGACCCGACCGAGTACCGCTTTAAACTCGCACTCGTTAACCGCAAATATGAAGAG GTGCTGCACATGGTGCGTAACTCTAAGCTGGTGGGTCAGTCTATCATCGCGTACCTGCAGAAGAAGGGCTACCCAGAGGTGGCGCTACACTTTGTCAAGGATGAGAAAACTCGTTTCAGTCTGGCCCTGGAGTGTGGAAACATCGAG GTGGCGCTGGAGGCGGCCAAGGCTCTGGACGATCGGAGCTGTTGGGAACGTCTGGGGGAGGCGGCTCTGCTGCAGGGACATCACCAGGTGGTGGAGATGTGCTACCAGAGAACCAAGAACTTCGACAAGCTCACCTTCCTCTACCTGATCACAGGGAACCTGGCCAAGCTCCGCAAGATGATGaagattg ctgagaTCAGAAAGGACATGAGTGGACATTATCAGGGAGCTCTGTATCTGGGGGATGTCAGCGAGAGAGTGCGCATTCTCAAGAACTGTGGGCAga agtCTTTGGCGTACTTGACTGCAGCAACACACGGCATGGACGAGGAGGCAGAAGCACTCAAAGAAACCTTTGACCTGGAGAAGGAGATG atcccAGAGGTAGACCCTAACGCTGAACTGCTTCAGCCCCCCCCTCCCATCAACCCCCTGGACACAAACTGGCCCCTGCTCACCGTCTCTAAGGGCTTCTTTGAGGGCGCCATCGCTGCTAAAG GGAGAGCAGGTCAGATGGCAGCCGATCTGGACATGGACACTCCTGGAGGAGAAGGATGGGGTGAAGATGCAGAGCTCCACCTGGACGAAg ATGGCTTTATGGACGCTCAGGAGGGTCTGGGTGATGAAGGAGCTCTTgggaaggaggaaggaggaggaTGGGAGGTGGAGGAAGATCTGGACCTTCCACCTGAACtg GATGTGCCAGCTGGTGCTGGGGGCGGTGCTGAAGGTGAGGGCTTCTTTGTCCCGCCCACTAAAGGCATTAGCCCCACCCAGATGTGGTGTAACAACTCCCAGTTGCCGGTTGATCACATCCTGGCCGGATCCTTCGAGACAGCCATGAGG CTGCTACACGATCAAGTGGGCGTGGTCTGCTTTGAGCCGCTGAAGCCCCTCTTCATGCAGGCGTACTCACGGGGACGCGTGTCCTACGTGGGGCTTCCGTCTCTGCCCTGTCTCTTCTCACACCCTTTGAGGGACGGGGGCACGGCTGAGGGCAGGAGGCAGCGAGACGGGCAGAAGGGTGGCGTCCCGGCAGTGGGGCTGCACCTGCGTGACCTCATCGCTCGCCTACAGCAGTGCTACCAGATGACCACCGCGGGGCGCTTTGACGAGGCTGTCGACAAGTTCAGGAGCATCCTGTTGTCTGTCCCCCTGCTGGTGCTCGACAACAAACAGGAGATTGCTGAG GCCCAGCAGTTGATCACtatctgtaaagagtacattgtGGGTCTCACCATGGAAACGGAGAGGAAGAGGCTTCCTAAAGAGACGCTGGAGCAACAGAAGAGACAGTGTGAG atggcgGCGTATTTCACACACTGTAACCTGCAGCCGGTCCACATGGTGTTGGTGTTACGCACGGCGCTCAATCTCTTCTTCAAACTGAAAAACTTTAAGACTGCCGCAGGGTTCGCACGCCGCCTGCTCGAGCTCGGACCCAAGCCCGAGGTGGCCCAACAG ACACGTAAGATCCTGGCAGCGTGTGAGAAGAACCTGACTGACGCCCACCAGCTCAACTATGACCCCCACAACCCCTTCGACCTGTGTGCTGCCTCCTTTACCCCTCTGTATCGCGGGCGCCCTGTGGAGAAGTGCCCTCTCTCTGGGGCCTGCTACTGCCCCACTTACAAAGGGCAAGTGTGCAGGGTCACACAg GTGACAGAGATCGGTAAAGATGTGATCGGGCTGCGTGTGAGTCCTCTGCAGTTCCGCTAA
- the pex19 gene encoding peroxisomal biogenesis factor 19: MAAQSEPTTGTDAELDELLDSALDDFEKTNVPRAPPEAPSAEANAGQKPPLLEDSQFFESLFEGEMAQQAKEEWERAMTELAQEEPELIQQFHKLSEVAGKVGTDAASQQEFASCLKDTLSGLAKNADNLQATGLAEEDLAKTLEGLGLDENSEADGEDGNILPIMQSIMKNLLSKDVLYPSLKEITEKYPEWLDSNRQSLSAEDVQRYEQQHRIMGEICSQFEGDGDTHSNFENILELMQKLQDLGHPPKELAGEAPPGLNFDPESLHLPGVAGAEQCSIM, translated from the exons ATGGCTGCGCAGTCTGAACCCACGACAGGAACAGACGCAGAACTGGATGAATTATTGGACA gtgcacTGGATGACTTTGAGAAGACCAATGTTCCTCGTGCTCCCCCTGAAGCCCCCAGTGCAGAAGCGAATGCAGGGCAGAAG ccaccTCTGCTGGAGGACAGTCAGTTTTTTGAGTCTCTGTTTGAAGGAGAGATGGCTCAGCAGGCGAAGGAGGAGTGGGAGAGAGCGATGACTGAGCTTGCGCAGGAGGAACCTGAGCTGATCCAGCAGTTCCACAAACTCTCTGAGGTCGCAGGGAAAGTGG GTACTGATGCAGCGTCACAGCAAGAGTTCGCTTCCTGCCTCAAAGACACGCTGAGCGGTTTGGCCAAAAATGCAGATAATCTGCag gCCACCGGGCTGGCTGAAGAGGATCTGGCTAAAACATTAGAAGGGCTGGGATTGGATGAGAATAGTGAAGCGGACGGAGAAGACGGGAATATTCTCCCCATCATGCAGTCCATCATGAAAAACCTTCTGTCCAAAGATGTGCTGTATCCATCACTCAAAGAGATCACAGAGAAG TACCCTGAGTGGTTGGACAGTAACAGACAGTCTCTCTCAGCCGAGGACGTCCAGCGGTACGAGCAGCAGCACAGGATCATGGGAGAAATCTGCAGCCAGTTTGAGGGAgacggagacacacacagcaactTTGAAAACATTCTGGAGCTGATGCAGAAG CTGCAGGATTTGGGTCACCCCCCGAAGGAACTAGCTGGAGAAGCG CCCCCTGGTCTGAACTTTGACCCAGAGTCTCTTCATCTTCCTGGAGTAGCGGGGGCAGAGCAGTGCTCCATCATGTGA